The Gouania willdenowi chromosome 3, fGouWil2.1, whole genome shotgun sequence genome includes a region encoding these proteins:
- the LOC114461163 gene encoding lymphocyte antigen 75-like — MRACVLFVVIISGSCFLSPSLSEKFFVIKNAANWNDAQNHCREKYTDLASVTNMEDLKLLHQLGPSQIFWLGLYGDTKEEWKWKWSVEEQDSSMVDTGYRNWDVDEPNGGQNYNRFCTIMFPDGTWQDEPCDWVNPVLCYKGDPSNVTLVADKYYTWNYGRDLCRSTYTDLAIVKDQPTNDLISQILIYKRAWIGLYRESWKWSDGSNVTLTNWAHHQPSGDGTAICTASFNDEWMNMNCHTPLSYVCYGDYIEQKVVKVVVRVSEPSVDMIKLQDGLLEELRKRMANLNIDGMVTIRWRKQLDGNVFHKKIHNNAREEEEHGCR, encoded by the exons ATGAGAGCGTGCGTGCTTTTTGTGGTGATCATATCAG GAAGTTGTTTCCTGAGTCCCAGTTTGTCAGAGAAATTTTTCGTCATCAAAAATGCTGCAAACTGGAATGACGCTCAGAATCACTGTAGAGAAAAGTACACTGACCTGGCATCTGTGACCAACATGGAGGATTTGAAACTACTGCATCAACTGGGTCCGAGTCAAATATTTTGGCTCGGTCTGTACGGCGATACGAAGGAGGAGTGGAAGTGGAAGTGGTCAGTAGAAGAGCAGGATTCCAGCATGGTTGACACTGGATACAGGAATTGGGATGTTGATGAACCCAACGGTGGTCAGAATTACAATAGGTTTTGTACGATAATGTTCCCGGATGGAACGTGGCAAGATGAACCATGTGATTGGGTAAATCCTGTCCTCTGCTACAAAGGAG ATCCATCCAACGTAACCCTCGTAGCAGATAAATACTACACCTGGAACTACGGCAGAGACCTCTGCAGATCTACTTACACCGACCTGGCCATCGTGAAGGACCAACCTACCAACGATCTTATTAGTCAAATACTTATCTACAAACGGGCATGGATTGGCCTCTACAGGGAATCATGGAAGTGGTCAGATGGAAGCAATGTCACATTAACCAACTGGGCACATCATCAACCATCCGGCGATGGTACGGCCATCTGCACAGCGTCGTTTaatgatgaatggatgaatatgAATTGCCACACCCCACTAAGCTATGTTTGTTATGGAG ATTACATTGAACAGAAAGTGGTGAAGGTCGTGGTGAGAGTGTCTGAGCCCTCTGTGGACATGATAAAGCTGCAGGAtggccttttggaggag cTCCGTAAAAGGATGGCAAACCTAAACATAGATGGAATGGTGACTATAAGATGGAGGAAGCAACTTGATGGAAATGTCTTCCACAAGAAGATACATAACAATGCCAGGGAGGAAGAAGAACATGGGTGTCGTTAG
- the chrna5 gene encoding neuronal acetylcholine receptor subunit alpha-5 isoform X1 — MGRAGGSTTSLILLLFHLLCWCHLCHSVRAPQLSSFAKAEDRLFKYLFGRYQKWVRPVDYLNQTIQVKFGLAISQLVDVDEKNQRMTTNVWMKQEWMDMKLRWNPNDYLGITTIRVPSDRIWLPDVVLYDNSDGRFEGTVTKAVVKYNGTISWTPPANYKSACTIDVTFFPFDLQNCSMKFGSWTYDGSQVDIILEDFHVDKQDYFDNGEWEIVKATGSRSLRTDGSTSFPTITYFFIIRRLPLFYTLFLIIPCIGLSFLTILVFYLPSNSGEKISLCTSVLVSLTVFLLVIEEIIPSTSKAIPLIGEYLVFTMIFVTLSIVITVFAINIHHRSSSTHHGMAPWVRSIFLHRLPKLLCMRSHVDRYATTGDIWTGGDAGLTQTKNLAPELTPLLYRKNNLQAALESIRYITMHVVKENEVREVVQNWKFVAQVLDRMFLWAFLLVSIFGSAILFIPVIYKWASIIVPDHAGSML, encoded by the exons ATGGGGAGAGCAGGAGGAAGCACCACTTCACTCATACTGCTGCTGTTTCACTTGCTGTGCTGGTGCCACCTGTGCCATTCCGTGC GGGCTCCACAGCTCTCGTCATTTGCAAAAGCAGAGGACAGACTATTCAAATACCTTTTTGGAAGATACCAGAAATGGGTTCGCCCGGTGGATTACCTAAACCAGACTATCCAAGTCAAATTTGGACTGGCTATTTCACAGCTAGTTGATGTG GATGAGAAAAACCAGCGCATGACGACCAATGTTTGGATGAAACAG GAATGGATGGACATGAAACTCAGATGGAATCCCAATGACTATTTGGGCATCACAACAATCCGGGTTCCGTCTGACAGGATCTGGCTCCCTGATGTTGTTCTGTATGACAA TTCTGATGGGCGTTTTGAAGGGACTGTCACCAAAGCTGTCGTGAAGTACAATGGAACCATCTCATGGACGCCTCCAGCCAACTACAAGTCAGCCTGCACAATAGATGTGACATTTTTCCCTTTTGATCTGCAAAACTGTTCGATGAAGTTTGGCTCTTGGACTTATGATGGCTCCCAG GTGGACATCATTCTGGAGGACTTCCACGTGGATAAACAGGACTACTTTGACAATGGTGAATGGGAGATTGTGAAGGCCACAGGCAGTCGCAGTCTAAGAACTGATGGCAGCACTTCTTTTCCCACCATCACCTACTTTTTTATCATCCGTAGATTGCCTCTTTTTTATACTCTTTTCCTCATCATCCCCTGCATTGGCCTGTCTTTCCTTACCATTCTAGTCTTCTACTTGCCTTCAAACAGCGGAGAGAAAATATCTCTCTGCACTTCAGTCCTGGTGTCATTAACTGTCTTCCTCCTGGTTATTGAAGAAATCATCCCGTCCACCTCTAAAGCAATCCCTCTTATCGGGGAGTATCTAGTCTTCACCATGATTTTTGTCACACTCTCAATCGTTATAACCGTCTTTGCCATCAACATCCACCATCGCTCCTCTTCAACACATCACGGCATGGCTCCATGGGTGAGGAGCATATTCCTTCACCGACTCCCTAAGCTGCTGTGTATGCGCAGCCATGTGGACAGATACGCCACAACTGGAGATATTTGGACGGGAGGAGATGCAGGACTGACTCAGACAAAGAATTTAGCGCCCGAGCTAACTCCACTTCTGTACCGCAAGAACAACCTACAAGCAGCTTTGGAGTCCATTCGCTACATAACAATGCATGTAGTGAAAGAAAATGAGGTCAGAGAG GTGGTTCAAAACTGGAAGTTTGTAGCCCAGGTCTTGGATCGAATGTTTTTGTGGGCCTTCCTTCTGGTGTCGATTTTTGGCTCTGCTATCCTCTTCATCCCAGTTATTTACAAATGGGCTAGCATCATTGTTCCTGACCATGCTGGAAGTATGCTCTGA
- the chrna5 gene encoding neuronal acetylcholine receptor subunit alpha-5 isoform X2, whose protein sequence is MTTNVWMKQEWMDMKLRWNPNDYLGITTIRVPSDRIWLPDVVLYDNSDGRFEGTVTKAVVKYNGTISWTPPANYKSACTIDVTFFPFDLQNCSMKFGSWTYDGSQVDIILEDFHVDKQDYFDNGEWEIVKATGSRSLRTDGSTSFPTITYFFIIRRLPLFYTLFLIIPCIGLSFLTILVFYLPSNSGEKISLCTSVLVSLTVFLLVIEEIIPSTSKAIPLIGEYLVFTMIFVTLSIVITVFAINIHHRSSSTHHGMAPWVRSIFLHRLPKLLCMRSHVDRYATTGDIWTGGDAGLTQTKNLAPELTPLLYRKNNLQAALESIRYITMHVVKENEVREVVQNWKFVAQVLDRMFLWAFLLVSIFGSAILFIPVIYKWASIIVPDHAGSML, encoded by the exons ATGACGACCAATGTTTGGATGAAACAG GAATGGATGGACATGAAACTCAGATGGAATCCCAATGACTATTTGGGCATCACAACAATCCGGGTTCCGTCTGACAGGATCTGGCTCCCTGATGTTGTTCTGTATGACAA TTCTGATGGGCGTTTTGAAGGGACTGTCACCAAAGCTGTCGTGAAGTACAATGGAACCATCTCATGGACGCCTCCAGCCAACTACAAGTCAGCCTGCACAATAGATGTGACATTTTTCCCTTTTGATCTGCAAAACTGTTCGATGAAGTTTGGCTCTTGGACTTATGATGGCTCCCAG GTGGACATCATTCTGGAGGACTTCCACGTGGATAAACAGGACTACTTTGACAATGGTGAATGGGAGATTGTGAAGGCCACAGGCAGTCGCAGTCTAAGAACTGATGGCAGCACTTCTTTTCCCACCATCACCTACTTTTTTATCATCCGTAGATTGCCTCTTTTTTATACTCTTTTCCTCATCATCCCCTGCATTGGCCTGTCTTTCCTTACCATTCTAGTCTTCTACTTGCCTTCAAACAGCGGAGAGAAAATATCTCTCTGCACTTCAGTCCTGGTGTCATTAACTGTCTTCCTCCTGGTTATTGAAGAAATCATCCCGTCCACCTCTAAAGCAATCCCTCTTATCGGGGAGTATCTAGTCTTCACCATGATTTTTGTCACACTCTCAATCGTTATAACCGTCTTTGCCATCAACATCCACCATCGCTCCTCTTCAACACATCACGGCATGGCTCCATGGGTGAGGAGCATATTCCTTCACCGACTCCCTAAGCTGCTGTGTATGCGCAGCCATGTGGACAGATACGCCACAACTGGAGATATTTGGACGGGAGGAGATGCAGGACTGACTCAGACAAAGAATTTAGCGCCCGAGCTAACTCCACTTCTGTACCGCAAGAACAACCTACAAGCAGCTTTGGAGTCCATTCGCTACATAACAATGCATGTAGTGAAAGAAAATGAGGTCAGAGAG GTGGTTCAAAACTGGAAGTTTGTAGCCCAGGTCTTGGATCGAATGTTTTTGTGGGCCTTCCTTCTGGTGTCGATTTTTGGCTCTGCTATCCTCTTCATCCCAGTTATTTACAAATGGGCTAGCATCATTGTTCCTGACCATGCTGGAAGTATGCTCTGA